The following are encoded together in the Equus quagga isolate Etosha38 chromosome 15, UCLA_HA_Equagga_1.0, whole genome shotgun sequence genome:
- the LOC124227213 gene encoding LOW QUALITY PROTEIN: cationic amino acid transporter 4-like (The sequence of the model RefSeq protein was modified relative to this genomic sequence to represent the inferred CDS: deleted 1 base in 1 codon; substituted 1 base at 1 genomic stop codon), with product MAWGLPSTASLVPFCQKLNRLKTLEESRRETPPRRLLTTLDLTLLGVGGMVGSGLYVLTGFVAKKLAGPAVLISFGMAAMASLLAALCYAEFGARVPRTGSAYLFTYISMGELWAFLVGWNVLLEYLTAGAAVARACSGYLDAIFSRSISSFTEAHVGIWQVPFLAQYPDFLAAGIIVLASTFISCGGRVSSWLKHTFSGINLVVILFIIILGFVLARPHNWSAEEGGFAPFGFAGIMAGTATCFCAFVGFDVIAASSEEAQNPKQAVPMAIAISLGLAAGAYILVSTVLTLMVPWQNLDPNWALADAFYQRGYSWAGFIVAACAICAINTVLLSSLFSLQQIISAMAADGLFFQVFAHLYCRTKAPVVSILVFGILMLFLVLLLDLEALVHFHSIGVLFAYSFVAISVLVLRFQKPSTSSSQDQEQASTPEPGQLRSALRPYLSFLGGCRPGAAVAWALGVLVASAITLDCVLAFGDSALNLPTWGYTMLLLLSSVTFLLSLLVLGAHQQEKQQDTFQVPLVPLTPALSILLNIFLMLKLSYLTWLCFSIWLLIGLMVYFGYGIRHSKESXREHMGLTAPNSSLEEMVLALQAPNQAPDQESSCMEQPTSL from the exons ATGGCCTGGGGGCTGCCCAGCACTGCCAGCCTGGTGCCCTTCTGCCAGAAGCTGAACCGGCTGAAGACACTGGAGGAGTCCCGCAGGGAGACACCGCCGCGGCGCCTCCTGACCACACTGGACCTGACTCTGCTGGGTGTGGGTGGCATGGTGGGCTCAGGCCTCTACGTGCTCACAGGTTTTGTGGCCAAGAAGCTGGCTGGCCCAGCAGTGCTCATATCCTTTGGCATGGCTGCCATGGCCTCCCTGCTGGCAGCCCTATGTTATGCAGAGTTTGGGGCACGTGTGCCCCGCACAGGCTCTGCCTACCTGTTCACCTACATATCCATGGGTGAGCTGTGGGCCTTCCTCGTCGGCTGGAATGTGCTCTTAGAGTACCTCACTGCTGGTGCCGCTGTGGCCCGTGCCTGCAGTGGCTACCTGGATGCCATCTTCAGCCGCAGCATCAGCAGCTTCACCGAGGCCCATGTGGGCATCTGGCAGGTGCCCTTCCTGGCCCAGTACCCAGACTTCTTGGCTGCTGGCATCATAGTTTTGGCCTCCACATTCATCTCCTGTGGAGGCCGTGTCTCTTCCTGGCTCAAGCACACCTTCTCTGGCATCAACCTGGTCgtcatcctcttcatcatcatcctggGGTTTGTCCTGGCCCGCCCACACAACTGGAGTGCTGAGGAGGGCGGCTTTGCACCCTTCGGCTTTGCCGGCATCATGGCTGGCACTGCCACCTGCTTCTGTGCCTTCGTGGGTTTTGATGTCATTGCTGCCTCCAGTGAAGAGGCCCAGAACCCGAAGCAAGCAGTGCCTATGGCCATTGCCATCTCGCTTGGCCTGGCGGCTGGTGCCTACATCCTCGTCTCCACTGTGCTCACCCTCATGGTACCCTGGCAAAACCTGGACCCTAACTGGGCACTCGCTGATGCCTTCTACCAGCGGGGCTATAGCTGGGCAGGCTTCATCGTGGCAGCTTGTGCAATCTGCG CCATCAATACTGTCCTGCTCAGCAGCCTCTTTTCCCTGCAACAAATCATCTCTGCCATGGCTGCCGATGGGCTCTTCTTCCAGGTGTTTGCCCACCTGTACTGCCGAACGAAGGCGCCCGTGGTGAGCATCCTGGTGTTCGGGATACTCATGCTTTTCCTGGTGCTGCTGCTAGACCTGGAGGCACTGGTTCACTTCCACTCCATCGGTGTACTTTTTGCCTATTCCTTCGTGGCCATCAGCGTTCTCGTGCTACGTTTCCAAAAGCCCTCAACATCCAGCTCCCAGGACCAAGAGCAGGCCTCAACCCCTGAGCCTGGACAGCTGCGATCAGCCCTGAGACCCTACCTCAGCTTCCTGGGTGGGTGCAGACCCGGAGCCGCTGTGGCTTGGGCCCTCGGTGTCCTGGTGGCCTCGGCCATCACTCTGGACTGTGTGCTGGCCTTTGGAGACTCGGCCCTGAACCTCCCAACCTGGGGCTACACCATGCTGCTCCTTCTCAGCTCCGTCACAtttctgctcagtctcctcgtcCTAGGGGCCCACCAGCAAGAGAAACAGCAGGACACCTTTCAG GTTCCCTTGGTGCCCCTGACTCCTGCCCTGAGCATCCTCCTCAACATCTTCCTCATGCTGAAGCTGAGCTACCTGACCTGGCTGTGCTTCTCCATCTGGTTGCTGATCG GACTCATGGTGTATTTTGGCTACGGCATCAGGCACAGCAAGGAGAGCTAGCGGGAACACATGGGGTTGACTGCCCCAAACAGCAGCCTGGAGGAGATGGTGCTGGCCCTGCAG GCCCCCAACCAGGCACCGGACCAGGAGTCCAGTTGCATGGAGCAGCCCACCAGTCTATGA
- the LOC124227215 gene encoding LOW QUALITY PROTEIN: P2X purinoceptor 6-like (The sequence of the model RefSeq protein was modified relative to this genomic sequence to represent the inferred CDS: inserted 1 base in 1 codon), which yields MAIMSLLVSFYAFHEPTCAVLLALPWALWGLEGMEFVMCFQGIKTGQCLVVNGTHRTCEFQGWCPVGRDTEPVKPLLVQAENFILFIKNTVTFSKFNFSNSNTLETRDSIYFMCCCPDPPLSLYSPVFHIGDLMATAGGVFADLALLVGRCCGIHVRWDSDLDAGGSDSWPHDSLRLQERCYNFRTTTHWGEXPDVEVRSLFQLYRICFNILVTGWAGKFGLIPTTLTLGTGAARLGVITFFCDLLLLYVDGEAHFYWRTKHEEGSSGLPDPGLHFGGWWLESCPAVLICRQRS from the exons GCCCTGTGGGGATTGGAGGGCATGGAGTTTGTCATGTGTTTTCAAGGCATCAAAACAGGCCAGTGCTTGGTGGTCAATGGGACCCACAGGACCTGTGAGTTTCAGGGCTGGTGCCCTGTGGGGAGGGACACTGAGCCTGT GAAGCCCCTGCTGGTCCAGGCTGAGAACTTCATACTGTTCATCAAAAACACTGTCACCTTTAGCAAGTTCAACTTCTCCAA TTCCAATACCTTGGAGACACGGGACAGCATCTATTTCATGTGCTGTTGCCCCGACCCACCTCTCAGCCTCTACTCCCCTGTGTTCCACATCGGGGACCTCATGGCCACAGCTGGAGGGGTCTTTGCGGACCTGGCATTACTGGTGG GGCGGTGCTGTGGCATCCATGTCCGCTGGGATTCTGACCTGGATGCCGGGGGCTCCGACTCCTGGCCCCATGACTCCCTCCGGCTGCAGGAGAGGTGCTACAACTTCAG gacaaCCACTCACTGGGGGG GCCCAGATGTGGAGGTCCGGAGTCTGTTCCAGCTCTACAGGATCTGCTTCAACATCCTTGTCACTGGGTGG GCAGGGAAGTTTGGGCTCATCCCCACAACCCTCACTCTGGGCACTGGAGCAGCCCGGCTGGGTGTG atcACCTTCTTCTGTGACCTGCTGCTGTTGTATGTGGATGGAGAAGCCCATTTCTACTGGAGGACCAAGCATGAGGAGGGGTCTTCGGGCCTGCCTGACCCTGGGCTACACTTTGGAGGATGGTGGCTGGAGTCCTGCCCTGCTGTCCTCATCTGCAGGCAAAGGTCCTGA